From Syngnathus scovelli strain Florida chromosome 14, RoL_Ssco_1.2, whole genome shotgun sequence, one genomic window encodes:
- the fosl2 gene encoding fos-related antigen 2 isoform X1: MYQDYSGNYDTSSRGSSTSPAQPESFTSGSSTIGSPISTSTYQKYRVDMPGSNSAFIPTINAITTSQDLQWMVQPTVITSMSNPYSRSHPYSHHLSNGQGLLGHNPLARPGVIRSIGDARGRRKRDEQLTPEEEEKRRVRRERNKLAAAKCRNRRRELTEMLQGETEKLEEEKADLQKEIESLQKEKDKLEFMLVAHNPMCKLPTEDRQLAPAHHQNHQHQQCAPLPLTMRPNMVARAHVNHVVVKQEPDDVQEAAGKAQHSVIKPICLGGMYCTDADSLNTPVVAASTPAATPNAPNLIFTYPSMLEPDSPSPSSESCSKAHRRSSSSGDQSSDSLNSPTLLAL; this comes from the exons ATGTACCAGGACTACTCCGGGAATTACGACACCTCGTCCCGCGGCAGCAGCACCTCTCCGGCCCAGCCCGAGTCGTTCACGAGCGGCAGCAGCACCATCGGAAGCCCCATCTCTACCTCAACCTACCAG AAATACAGGGTTGACATGCCCGGCTCCAACAGTGCCTTCATCCCTaccattaatgcaatcacaacaaGCCAAGACCTTCAGTGGATGGTGCAGCCTACAGTCATCACCTCCATGTCCAACCCGTACTCCCGCTCCCACCCGTACAGCCATCACCTGAGCAACGGGCAGGGGCTGCTGGGCCACAATCCCCTGGCACGCCCCGGGGTCATCCGCTCCATCGGGGACGCCAGAGGTCGACGCAAGAGGGACGAGCAG CTCACcccagaagaagaagagaagagGAGGGTGCGGCGTGAGAGGAACAAGTTGGCCGCCGCCAAATGCCGCAACCGCAGACGCGAATTGACTGAGATGCTGCAAGGG GAGACTGAGAAGCTCGAGGAGGAGAAAGCCGACCTGCAGAAAGAGATCGAAAGCCTCCAGAAGGAGAAGGACAAGCTGGAGTTCATGCTGGTGGCCCACAACCCCATGTGCAAGCTGCCCACCGAAGATCGCCAACTGGCTCCGGCGCACCACCAGAACCACCAGCACCAGCAGTGCGCCCCCCTGCCCTTGACCATGCGCCCCAACATGGTGGCCCGAGCCCACGTCAACCACGTGGTGGTGAAGCAAGAGCCGGACGACGTGCAAGAAGCGGCGGGCAAAGCGCAGCATTCCGTCATCAAGCCCATCTGCCTGGGCGGGATGTACTGTACGGACGCCGACAGCCTCAACACGCCGGTGGTGGCGGCGTCCACCCCGGCCGCCACACCCAACGCCCCCAACCTCATCTTCACCTACCCGAGCATGCTGGAGCCCGACAGCCCGTCGCCCTCCTCCGAGTCGTGCTCCAAGGCCCaccgccgcagcagcagcagcggcgatcAGTCGTCGGACTCCCTCAACTCGCCCACCCTACTGGCGCTGTGA
- the fosl2 gene encoding fos-related antigen 2 isoform X2, with amino-acid sequence MPGSNSAFIPTINAITTSQDLQWMVQPTVITSMSNPYSRSHPYSHHLSNGQGLLGHNPLARPGVIRSIGDARGRRKRDEQLTPEEEEKRRVRRERNKLAAAKCRNRRRELTEMLQGETEKLEEEKADLQKEIESLQKEKDKLEFMLVAHNPMCKLPTEDRQLAPAHHQNHQHQQCAPLPLTMRPNMVARAHVNHVVVKQEPDDVQEAAGKAQHSVIKPICLGGMYCTDADSLNTPVVAASTPAATPNAPNLIFTYPSMLEPDSPSPSSESCSKAHRRSSSSGDQSSDSLNSPTLLAL; translated from the exons ATGCCCGGCTCCAACAGTGCCTTCATCCCTaccattaatgcaatcacaacaaGCCAAGACCTTCAGTGGATGGTGCAGCCTACAGTCATCACCTCCATGTCCAACCCGTACTCCCGCTCCCACCCGTACAGCCATCACCTGAGCAACGGGCAGGGGCTGCTGGGCCACAATCCCCTGGCACGCCCCGGGGTCATCCGCTCCATCGGGGACGCCAGAGGTCGACGCAAGAGGGACGAGCAG CTCACcccagaagaagaagagaagagGAGGGTGCGGCGTGAGAGGAACAAGTTGGCCGCCGCCAAATGCCGCAACCGCAGACGCGAATTGACTGAGATGCTGCAAGGG GAGACTGAGAAGCTCGAGGAGGAGAAAGCCGACCTGCAGAAAGAGATCGAAAGCCTCCAGAAGGAGAAGGACAAGCTGGAGTTCATGCTGGTGGCCCACAACCCCATGTGCAAGCTGCCCACCGAAGATCGCCAACTGGCTCCGGCGCACCACCAGAACCACCAGCACCAGCAGTGCGCCCCCCTGCCCTTGACCATGCGCCCCAACATGGTGGCCCGAGCCCACGTCAACCACGTGGTGGTGAAGCAAGAGCCGGACGACGTGCAAGAAGCGGCGGGCAAAGCGCAGCATTCCGTCATCAAGCCCATCTGCCTGGGCGGGATGTACTGTACGGACGCCGACAGCCTCAACACGCCGGTGGTGGCGGCGTCCACCCCGGCCGCCACACCCAACGCCCCCAACCTCATCTTCACCTACCCGAGCATGCTGGAGCCCGACAGCCCGTCGCCCTCCTCCGAGTCGTGCTCCAAGGCCCaccgccgcagcagcagcagcggcgatcAGTCGTCGGACTCCCTCAACTCGCCCACCCTACTGGCGCTGTGA